A genomic stretch from Heterodontus francisci isolate sHetFra1 unplaced genomic scaffold, sHetFra1.hap1 HAP1_SCAFFOLD_152, whole genome shotgun sequence includes:
- the LOC137362494 gene encoding probable G-protein coupled receptor 139: MSLSFLIKLKILWALNDVEKIYFPILAAVGVPINVVTIVILSRGKCGLSKCVTYYLVSMAVADLLVVILDLILRQIPIVYREQFTFLYYVRVCDIHAGLLYAATDCSVWFTVTFSFDRFVAICCQKLKTKYCTQKTAAVVLGTVTVLSCLKNIFWYFLYQSKYLLTNSPWFCYVAPAESRSLAWAVTKLMHHILTPFIPFILILLLNALTVKNIIAANTARRRLRSRSSGESPMDPEMANRRKSMILLFVISGNFVLLWVVFMMCSILKRLEYFLSYMVTVSLPTFVQEIGFMLQLLSCCTNTFIYAVTQRKFRLELRNGVKYPFTMMVKLIR; this comes from the exons ATGTCTCTTAGTTTTCTGATAAAACTCAAAATACTTTGGGCGCTTAATGATGTAGAAAAGATATACTTCCCCATCTTGGCTGCGGTTGGTGTCCCGA TTAACgtggtgacgattgtgatcctgtctcggggaaagtgcggtctctccaaatgtgtcacctaCTATCTGGtttccatggcagtggcggatcttttGGTCGTAATTCTCGATCTGATCCTAAGGCAGATtccaattgtttatcgggaacagtttacTTTTCTGTATTACGTTAGAGTTTGTGATATCCACGCCGGCCTGCTTTATgccgccacagactgttctgtctggtttaccgtcactttctcctttgatcgatttgtagccatttgttgtcagaagctgaaaacaaaatattgtaccCAGAAAACAGCCGCTGTGGTTctcggaacagtgactgtgctgagctgtttgaaaAACATTTTCTGGTACTTTCTGTATCAATCTAAATATCTGCTTACGAACAGTCCTTGGTTTTGCTACGTGGCACCAGCTGAAAGTCGATCACTGGCCTGGGCTGTTACTAAATTAATGCATCATATTTTAACACCTTTTATTCCATTTATTTTGATTCTACTATTGAATGCACTGACGGTCAAAAACATTATCGCCGCCAATACAGCCCGCAGGCGGCTCCGGAGTCGGAGCAGTGGGGAGAGTCCCATGGACCCAGAGATGGCGAACCGAAGAAAATCCATGATTTTACTGTTCGTTATATCGGGGAATTTCGTACTGTTATGGGTGGTGTTTATGATGTGCTCCATTTTGAAACGATTGGAATACTTTCTTTCGTACATGGTTACTGTTTCTCTGCCCACATTTGTTCAGGAAATAGGTTTCATGCTCCAGCTCTTGAGTTGTTGCACGAACacgtttatttatgcagtgacccaaagAAAATTCAGACTGGAGTTGAGAAATGGAGTGAAATATCCTTTCACAATGATGGTCAAATTAATCCGTTGA